The genomic segment ATCACTTCTTACCACAGTATCAATTTGGCTAAGTAAATCATTCAAGTTTGAAATTTTGGGAGAATCTAAAAGTCCTGAAACTTTAATAGTTGTACCTCCTTTACCTGAAAGAATAAATCCTTTCTTAGCTAATGCCGCCACATAAGAATTAGAAAGATACATTTTTACAGAATCGCCATTTGTTAAATTTTTTCCACCCTCATCAGCTAAATATGAATCAGTAGTCTGACTTAAATTAAAAATTTCATCATTGTAAGTGAGTGAGCCAAAATGATTATATCCTATAACTTTTATGGGATATTTTTTTATAATATCAGAAATCTTATAAACTGTTGATTTTTCTAACCCTGAAACTGTCAATGCTTTTTTTGCTGATTTAATCGGATTATCTTTAAGGCTAGTTGTCACACTTAATGTTATCTTATCGCCATTTGATAAGTTATTATCTTTACTTAATTTGACTACTGTATCATCTAAATATTTCGTTAACTGAGCCATTTTAGTAATATTAGCAGTTAAAACATCATCATTTCCTTTTTTTACCGCATCCACATCAGAACTACTATAACCTACTTTTTTAGCTATAATAGCTTCCATCTCATTTTTATAATTCTCTGATAATACAGCAATTCCTAATTTATTATAACCAGAATATTTTACATCTATATTAGTAATGATATTTTTAGGACGGCTATTAACAAAAGAAAACACGCCAATAATTAAAACAATTATAAAAACAATACTACCTGCTAAAATAATATACTGTTTATTTTTACCACCAAATCTTTGTTTCAAGCTCACAGCATCAAGCTTTGAAATATTTTCAGTTTTATCTTCTAGCGTTTCTTCAAATTCAAATTCGCCATTTTCTTTAGCCTTCAAAAATTCTTCAACAGATGGCTCTCTACCATTCATTTGTCGAAACGCTTGTTTCCACTCCTCTTTTGTCATAAATTCTCCTTAAATTTTGAACAATTCTTTTTATACTTAATCGGCTGATGCATCCGTATCTCGAAACATCTTATTGTATCTTTCTTCATCTTCTTGATTATCTCTTACCACTTTAGCCACAGTAAAAGAAGATGAAATCAAACCAACCGCAGCCATTAAGTAATACCCCTTAACCATCAATGGCTCTTTTAATGTGTATAAGCCAATCAACAATAAAACTACAAAAAATGCAAATGCTCCCCATGCCATCATTTGATAAGCGGGTGTATTCCGATAAACTTTTTTCTTAATATTATTCATTACTTTCTTTTCCTTTCAAACATTAAAAAACCAAAACTTTTGGTATTCAATTATTCTGTTTTTATCTTAATTTAATTATCATCTCAATCCCAAACAATAACAAATACATCCCCATTCCCAACAGGATAATCTGCTAAAAAGTCCGTTCCATCAAAATGAAGATGTTTTCCTTTAACGTCAAGTTTCCAATTTTGGGGTAAAAAAACTTGATTTGAACGAAACATATTATCAAGTAATTCTATCAGGCGATTTACTGTTACTTGAATAGGAATAACTAAATCTAATTGTCGCCCCTCATATTCAAGGCTTATAGTAATATGTGTATCTGTTCGCATAGTAACCTATTTCTACCAACCATAAAAGAAAATTCAAAAATCATAATCTTTCTTCAAATCTTCAAAAAGCTCTTTAACCTGTGGAGACAATCCTTCTTTTTGTTCCATTTCTAACTCTCTAAGTCTAGCAATCAAAATACGCATAGTTGTACCAAAATGTTGGTGAGAATTAATCGAATCTCTTGCTAAAAACAAAGCTCTTTTTTCCTCATAACTCTTAGAGTACCTAGAC from the Lactococcus allomyrinae genome contains:
- a CDS encoding zinc ribbon domain-containing protein; the encoded protein is MTKEEWKQAFRQMNGREPSVEEFLKAKENGEFEFEETLEDKTENISKLDAVSLKQRFGGKNKQYIILAGSIVFIIVLIIGVFSFVNSRPKNIITNIDVKYSGYNKLGIAVLSENYKNEMEAIIAKKVGYSSSDVDAVKKGNDDVLTANITKMAQLTKYLDDTVVKLSKDNNLSNGDKITLSVTTSLKDNPIKSAKKALTVSGLEKSTVYKISDIIKKYPIKVIGYNHFGSLTYNDEIFNLSQTTDSYLADEGGKNLTNGDSVKMYLSNSYVAALAKKGFILSGKGGTTIKVSGLLDSPKISNLNDLLSQIDTVVRSDKKSDDYDTYTITRQESYFIGENIQDSNSEGFSVISIYKIIDDSNFFGQHTKTTSYYIYGYKGLELNGDKINVASLTKDDVYDEYSSYDSIQAALDSLKSDYPSLVKLN
- a CDS encoding YiaA/YiaB family inner membrane protein is translated as MNNIKKKVYRNTPAYQMMAWGAFAFFVVLLLIGLYTLKEPLMVKGYYLMAAVGLISSSFTVAKVVRDNQEDEERYNKMFRDTDASAD
- a CDS encoding EsaB/YukD family protein, giving the protein MRTDTHITISLEYEGRQLDLVIPIQVTVNRLIELLDNMFRSNQVFLPQNWKLDVKGKHLHFDGTDFLADYPVGNGDVFVIVWD